One segment of Rhodothermus bifroesti DNA contains the following:
- the tadA gene encoding tRNA adenosine(34) deaminase TadA — protein sequence MSLDRLLAPHRRWMEVALREAERAFEEGEVPVGAVVVQNDRIIGRGHNRVEQLKDPTAHAEMLAITAACSTLGTKYLNGCTLYVTLEPCPMCAGAILWARIDRVVFGAFDEKAGAASTLYNLLQDARLNHQVEVLSGLEADRASALLQAFFRQRRSPN from the coding sequence ATGAGCTTAGATCGCTTGTTAGCACCCCACAGGCGTTGGATGGAGGTGGCCCTGCGCGAAGCCGAACGTGCTTTTGAAGAAGGGGAAGTGCCGGTAGGCGCTGTGGTTGTCCAAAACGACCGGATTATCGGCCGGGGCCACAACCGCGTTGAGCAGCTCAAAGATCCTACAGCGCATGCCGAGATGCTAGCCATCACGGCAGCCTGCAGCACCTTAGGCACGAAATACCTGAACGGATGCACGCTTTACGTCACCCTCGAGCCGTGCCCCATGTGTGCAGGAGCTATTCTCTGGGCCCGGATTGACCGCGTCGTCTTTGGAGCATTTGATGAAAAAGCTGGGGCAGCTTCGACGTTGTACAACCTGCTCCAAGACGCTCGCCTGAATCACCAAGTAGAGGTACTTTCAGGCTTAGAAGCGGATCGGGCTTCGGCACTGCTACAAGCCTTTTTTCGCCAACGCCGCAGCCCAAACTAA
- the add gene encoding adenosine deaminase, translating into MQTFALLSKTALQAWPKAELHCHLDGSLRLETLLDLARQQGKTALLPADSLEGLAEILQQVDTSASLEAYLQWFRYTVPLMQTREALRRIAYELAEDAARENVCYLEVRYAPVLHTEEGLTLEQVNEAVLDGLRAAERDFGLRIGLILCGLRHLPETFSLRTAELAVAYRKRGVVAFDLAGGEAGHPPKHHLHAFYYARNHLLNLTVHAGESWGPDSIHQALFYCGAHRIGHGVTLYQDPDLLQYVLDHQIPLEICPTSNVQTKAVADYATHPLRYYVEHSLAVTINTDNRLFSRTTMTEELWRAHTACGLSVQQLREVVLNGFRHAFLHWDEKQDLLRNVEASLKQLTADPTQPSLTH; encoded by the coding sequence ATGCAAACTTTTGCCTTGCTCTCCAAAACGGCCCTTCAGGCTTGGCCTAAGGCAGAGCTGCACTGCCACTTAGATGGCTCCTTGCGTCTGGAAACACTTCTGGACCTAGCCCGCCAACAGGGAAAAACTGCGCTCCTCCCTGCCGACAGTCTTGAAGGATTAGCAGAGATTTTACAGCAGGTCGATACCTCGGCCTCGCTAGAGGCCTATTTGCAGTGGTTTCGCTACACGGTCCCCCTGATGCAAACGCGAGAGGCGCTCCGCCGGATTGCCTACGAACTGGCCGAAGACGCTGCCCGAGAAAACGTCTGCTACCTCGAGGTACGCTATGCGCCGGTGCTGCACACCGAAGAAGGCTTAACGCTCGAACAGGTCAATGAAGCCGTACTTGATGGCTTGCGGGCTGCTGAACGCGACTTTGGCCTACGCATCGGATTGATTCTTTGCGGCTTGCGCCACCTACCGGAAACGTTCTCGCTACGTACAGCCGAGCTGGCCGTAGCCTATCGCAAACGTGGCGTAGTGGCCTTCGACCTGGCCGGTGGCGAAGCTGGACACCCGCCTAAGCACCACCTGCACGCCTTTTACTACGCCCGCAACCATCTGCTCAACCTAACGGTCCATGCTGGAGAGTCTTGGGGACCGGATTCCATCCATCAGGCCTTGTTTTACTGCGGCGCCCATCGCATTGGCCATGGCGTCACGCTTTACCAAGATCCTGACCTCTTGCAATACGTGCTCGATCATCAAATTCCCTTGGAGATTTGCCCTACAAGCAACGTGCAGACGAAAGCCGTTGCCGACTATGCCACCCATCCGCTCCGGTATTACGTAGAGCATTCGCTGGCCGTGACCATCAACACGGACAATCGCCTCTTCAGCCGTACCACCATGACCGAAGAATTGTGGCGTGCGCACACTGCCTGTGGCCTAAGTGTGCAACAACTCCGAGAAGTCGTGCTCAACGGATTCCGGCACGCCTTTTTACACTGGGATGAGAAACAGGATCTTTTGCGCAACGTGGAAGCGTCGCTCAAGCAGCTTACAGCCGACCCAACACAGCCAAGCCTTACCCACTAA
- a CDS encoding SulP family inorganic anion transporter, with translation MPQSKLEPKLLTVLREGYTKEQFIKDLSAGVIVGIVALPLAIAFAIASGVKPEQGLYTAIVAGFLISCFSGSRVQIGGPTGAFIVIVYGIVQQHGYAGLAVATLLAGLLLMVMGLARLGTVIKYIPYPVTVGFTAGIALIIAAGQLRDFLGLQMSSVPAAFIEKWVAYGAHLHTFNPYAVGVGLLTVMIVVYWPRLTHRVPGSLIALLVTTALVHLGNLPVETIGSRFGAVPNTLPKPVFPAISWEALPELFSPALTIALLAGIESLLSAVVADGMTGRRHRSNMELIAQGIANVFSPIFGGIPATGAIARTATNVKNGGRTPIAGMIHALVLLLIMLFFGKWAALVPMATLAGILLVVAYNMSEWHLFVKLFRGPKSDVLVLLATFLLTVLVDLTVAIQVGVVLAALLFMRRMAEVTQMSYVTRSLLEEEEEEDPNPLRTRFIPEGVEVFEVNGPFFFGAADKFKDALRQVEKPPRVLILRLRKVLSLDATGLMALEDLLDRTRREGTVLILSGVHAQPLVVMQRSGFLNRVGEENVFGNIDDALNRAYAVLGLPARERPPDAVPEVRREQATATPAH, from the coding sequence ATGCCCCAAAGTAAGCTCGAACCTAAGCTGCTAACTGTTCTTCGTGAAGGGTATACCAAGGAGCAGTTCATAAAAGATCTTAGCGCAGGGGTTATTGTAGGGATTGTAGCCTTGCCGCTGGCAATTGCATTTGCGATTGCTTCAGGGGTAAAGCCAGAGCAAGGACTCTACACCGCCATTGTTGCTGGTTTTTTGATTTCCTGTTTTAGCGGTAGTCGGGTCCAGATTGGTGGTCCAACGGGCGCTTTTATTGTTATTGTCTATGGGATTGTGCAGCAGCATGGCTATGCAGGGTTAGCCGTGGCAACCCTGCTGGCGGGTTTGCTGCTGATGGTGATGGGGTTGGCGCGTTTGGGCACCGTAATTAAGTACATCCCATATCCGGTCACGGTAGGTTTTACGGCAGGTATAGCGCTGATCATTGCTGCCGGGCAGCTTAGGGACTTTCTGGGCCTGCAGATGTCTTCGGTGCCTGCGGCGTTTATTGAAAAATGGGTGGCCTATGGAGCGCATCTTCACACGTTTAATCCCTATGCGGTAGGGGTTGGGTTGCTGACCGTGATGATCGTGGTCTACTGGCCGCGTCTAACCCATCGGGTGCCTGGATCTCTGATCGCCTTGCTGGTGACCACGGCGCTGGTGCATTTGGGGAACCTTCCTGTAGAGACCATAGGAAGCCGGTTTGGTGCGGTTCCCAACACGCTTCCCAAACCAGTATTTCCTGCGATTTCCTGGGAGGCTTTACCTGAGCTGTTCTCGCCTGCGCTGACGATTGCGCTGCTGGCAGGTATCGAATCGTTGCTTTCGGCGGTTGTGGCCGATGGGATGACAGGCCGGCGGCATCGCTCCAATATGGAACTCATCGCCCAAGGCATAGCAAATGTTTTCTCTCCGATTTTTGGAGGTATTCCTGCTACTGGAGCGATTGCACGGACGGCCACGAACGTCAAAAATGGGGGTCGTACGCCCATAGCTGGTATGATCCATGCCTTGGTGTTGCTGCTTATTATGCTCTTTTTTGGTAAATGGGCCGCTCTGGTGCCCATGGCTACGCTGGCGGGTATCTTGCTGGTGGTGGCTTACAACATGAGCGAATGGCATCTGTTTGTGAAGCTTTTCCGTGGGCCTAAGAGCGATGTGCTGGTGCTGCTAGCCACGTTTCTGCTTACGGTACTGGTAGACCTGACCGTAGCCATCCAAGTTGGTGTTGTGTTGGCTGCTTTACTCTTTATGCGCCGTATGGCCGAAGTAACGCAGATGAGCTATGTTACGCGTTCTCTTTTAGAAGAAGAAGAGGAAGAAGATCCTAATCCCCTTCGAACCCGTTTTATCCCAGAAGGGGTCGAGGTGTTTGAGGTGAACGGGCCCTTTTTCTTTGGGGCAGCGGACAAGTTCAAGGATGCGTTACGTCAGGTGGAAAAGCCTCCGCGGGTACTTATTCTGCGCCTGCGCAAGGTGCTTTCTTTGGATGCTACCGGACTGATGGCACTGGAAGATTTGTTGGACCGCACACGTCGAGAGGGGACTGTGCTGATCCTTTCTGGGGTGCACGCGCAGCCCTTGGTAGTGATGCAGCGGTCAGGGTTTCTGAATCGGGTAGGAGAGGAAAACGTTTTTGGGAACATTGACGACGCGCTGAACCGGGCGTATGCCGTGTTGGGACTTCCGGCGCGTGAGCGTCCCCCGGATGCAGTTCCTGAAGTGCGGCGTGAACAAGCGACCGCAACGCCAGCCCACTAA
- a CDS encoding YpdA family putative bacillithiol disulfide reductase — protein MWDVVIVGAGPVGLACGIEARRRGLEALIIEKGALVNSFLGYPTNMEFFSTPELMEIGGHPFPTQGYKPTREEAIEYYRRVAAAEQLRIRLYERVLQVTGEDGAFTVLTEKGTYAARKVVIATGFFDLPNYLGVPGEDLPKVSHYFKEPFPYTGQKVAVIGGRNSAAKAALSCYRHGAEVTLIHRGPSLSDKIKYWIRPDLENRIREGSIRAFFNTRVLEIRPSSLLLQTPDGKLEIANDWVLALTGYRPDLEFLARLGIQIGDDPARTPYYNPETFETNRPGLYLAGTVCGGLNTSRWFIENGRFHASRIMEHIATGRVAEAPALDGQHWKTAE, from the coding sequence ATGTGGGATGTCGTCATCGTTGGTGCAGGTCCAGTAGGCCTGGCCTGTGGCATTGAGGCCCGTCGGCGTGGTCTGGAGGCGTTGATTATCGAAAAAGGCGCCTTGGTAAACTCATTTCTGGGATATCCAACCAACATGGAATTCTTCTCCACGCCGGAGCTCATGGAAATCGGTGGGCATCCGTTTCCTACGCAGGGCTACAAACCAACACGTGAAGAAGCCATCGAGTACTACCGACGCGTTGCAGCCGCCGAGCAGCTGCGCATTCGGCTCTATGAACGCGTGCTGCAGGTCACGGGCGAAGATGGTGCTTTCACTGTCCTTACGGAAAAGGGGACCTATGCCGCGCGCAAGGTCGTGATCGCTACGGGTTTTTTTGACCTTCCGAACTACCTAGGCGTACCTGGGGAGGACCTCCCTAAGGTTTCGCACTACTTCAAAGAGCCTTTCCCTTATACGGGGCAAAAAGTAGCTGTGATTGGCGGGCGCAATTCAGCAGCCAAAGCTGCGTTAAGCTGCTACCGCCATGGTGCTGAAGTGACCCTTATCCACCGAGGTCCATCGCTTTCGGACAAAATCAAGTACTGGATTCGCCCGGACCTCGAAAACCGCATTCGTGAAGGCAGCATTCGGGCATTTTTCAACACGCGCGTGCTGGAAATTCGCCCCAGCAGCCTGTTGCTCCAAACGCCCGACGGAAAGCTGGAAATCGCAAACGACTGGGTACTGGCTTTAACTGGCTACCGGCCTGATCTCGAATTTCTCGCGCGCCTTGGTATCCAGATCGGCGACGACCCAGCCCGCACACCTTATTATAACCCAGAAACGTTTGAGACCAACCGACCAGGTCTATATCTGGCTGGAACGGTTTGCGGGGGCCTAAACACCAGCCGCTGGTTTATTGAAAATGGCCGTTTTCACGCTAGCCGCATCATGGAGCACATTGCTACGGGTCGTGTTGCCGAGGCACCTGCCCTCGACGGTCAGCACTGGAAAACCGCCGAGTAG
- the sucD gene encoding succinate--CoA ligase subunit alpha yields the protein MSILVDRHTRLVVQGITGKEGTFHAQQMIEYGTNVVAGVTPGKGGQKHLDRPVFNTVAEAVEKEGANTSIIFVPPAFAADAIVEAVDAGIEVIVCITEGIPVRDMIPVYHYVRQKGAKLIGPNCPGVITPGQAKVGIMPGMIFKEGTIGVVSRSGTLTYEAVDQLTRMGLGQSTAVGIGGDPIIGLRFTEVLRLFQDDPETEAVVLIGEIGGTAEEEAAAFIKAYMTKPVFAFIAGATAPPGRRMGHAGAIIAGGKGTAEEKFKALEAAGAVVVRNPALIGETVREHLGVQA from the coding sequence ATGAGCATTTTGGTTGACCGACATACACGTCTGGTGGTACAGGGCATCACGGGTAAAGAAGGGACTTTCCATGCCCAGCAGATGATTGAATACGGGACCAACGTTGTGGCTGGCGTTACTCCAGGCAAAGGCGGGCAGAAACACCTAGATCGGCCTGTTTTTAATACTGTGGCAGAGGCAGTAGAAAAAGAAGGCGCCAACACGTCGATTATCTTTGTGCCTCCTGCCTTTGCAGCGGATGCTATCGTAGAAGCTGTCGATGCTGGTATTGAGGTAATTGTGTGCATTACAGAAGGCATCCCGGTGCGGGACATGATCCCGGTCTATCATTATGTGCGGCAAAAAGGGGCTAAGCTTATTGGTCCCAATTGCCCTGGTGTGATTACGCCTGGCCAGGCGAAAGTAGGCATTATGCCAGGGATGATTTTTAAAGAAGGGACCATTGGTGTTGTGTCGCGCTCAGGTACGCTGACCTACGAAGCCGTAGACCAGCTGACGCGTATGGGATTGGGGCAGAGCACGGCGGTTGGGATTGGGGGCGATCCGATTATTGGGTTGCGTTTTACCGAGGTGCTCCGGTTGTTTCAAGACGACCCAGAAACAGAAGCGGTGGTGCTGATCGGCGAAATCGGCGGTACGGCTGAAGAAGAAGCCGCGGCTTTTATTAAGGCCTACATGACCAAGCCTGTCTTTGCGTTCATTGCCGGTGCAACGGCTCCTCCGGGACGACGGATGGGCCATGCAGGTGCCATTATTGCTGGTGGGAAAGGCACGGCTGAAGAAAAATTCAAGGCGCTAGAAGCAGCTGGGGCTGTTGTGGTACGCAACCCGGCGCTTATTGGCGAGACCGTCCGCGAGCATTTGGGAGTGCAGGCATAA
- the yihA gene encoding ribosome biogenesis GTP-binding protein YihA/YsxC, whose translation MKKPAARFLRSVTRWEDLPVEGLPEVAFAGRSNVGKSSLINALLRAPGLARVSSTPGKTRQLNFYLVDNHLYFVDLPGYGFARAAQAERRAWAQLITRYLQERPTLALVVHLVDSRHPPTALDEAMMDLMRGQHVPYLIALTKADKVSAPRRVQATRQVAQALAKRALEVPVVVTSAHTGLGLRELWGWIAQVALGRQS comes from the coding sequence GTGAAAAAACCTGCCGCGCGTTTTCTGCGCAGCGTGACGCGCTGGGAGGATTTGCCGGTCGAGGGGCTGCCCGAAGTGGCTTTTGCTGGACGATCGAACGTAGGTAAAAGCTCCTTGATCAACGCGCTACTTCGGGCTCCTGGCCTGGCTCGCGTTAGCAGTACGCCGGGCAAAACGCGCCAACTCAATTTTTACCTGGTCGATAACCACCTTTATTTTGTAGACCTTCCTGGCTACGGCTTTGCGCGTGCGGCTCAGGCTGAGCGGCGTGCATGGGCGCAGCTCATCACACGCTATCTGCAAGAGCGTCCTACGCTAGCGCTTGTTGTGCATTTGGTCGACAGCCGCCATCCGCCTACGGCCCTAGATGAAGCCATGATGGACCTCATGCGTGGCCAGCACGTCCCCTACCTGATTGCGCTGACTAAAGCCGATAAAGTGTCTGCTCCCCGGCGCGTGCAGGCTACGCGCCAGGTAGCGCAGGCGTTAGCGAAGCGGGCGCTGGAAGTCCCTGTTGTCGTGACCTCTGCGCACACAGGCTTAGGCCTTCGGGAGCTTTGGGGTTGGATTGCGCAAGTAGCCTTAGGCAGGCAAAGCTAA
- the gatA gene encoding Asp-tRNA(Asn)/Glu-tRNA(Gln) amidotransferase subunit GatA, with protein sequence MEYVTYADARRALEQGETSCEALVSSFLERIEAENARLNAFISVDAAGALAQARTLDQRLRQGEPLPPLGGLVLAVKDVICIKDQRVTCGSRMLENFVSLYDATVIERLRAAGAIFIGKTNCDEFAMGSSNETSYFGPARNPINPDYVPGGSSGGSAVAVAAKMCHAALGSDTGGSIRQPAAFCGVVGLKPTYGRVSRYGLVAYASSLDTIGPFAHTVEDVARLLQVMAGVDRWDSTSAPVAVPDYVAALDRPMQGLRIGLPREYFAEGLDPEIRQVLEKRAAQLEAAGAVVQEVSLPHTEYGIAAYYILATAEASSNLARYDGIRYGYRADVQQIRRELAESGSDDAVIYRLYVRSRSEGFGTEVKRRIMLGTYVLSAGYYEAYYAKAQRVRRLIRQDFDRAFEQVDVLLTPASPTPPFPLGSKLSDPLEMYLSDVYTVTANLAGIPGLVVPVGTHSSGFPVGAQLLGRHFDEATLLQVGKTLMELSTL encoded by the coding sequence ATGGAGTATGTGACGTACGCCGACGCCCGTCGGGCGCTGGAGCAGGGTGAGACCAGTTGCGAAGCGCTGGTCTCTTCTTTTTTGGAGCGCATTGAGGCCGAAAATGCTCGGCTAAACGCCTTCATTTCCGTAGATGCAGCTGGTGCGCTTGCTCAGGCACGAACGCTGGATCAGCGTTTGCGCCAAGGGGAACCGTTGCCGCCTCTGGGTGGATTGGTGCTGGCGGTAAAGGACGTGATTTGCATCAAAGACCAGCGCGTCACCTGCGGCTCGCGCATGCTGGAAAACTTTGTTTCCCTCTACGACGCCACAGTCATTGAGCGCTTGCGCGCGGCAGGGGCGATTTTTATTGGCAAGACCAACTGTGACGAGTTCGCCATGGGCTCGTCGAACGAAACATCGTATTTTGGTCCGGCGCGTAACCCGATCAACCCAGACTACGTGCCTGGGGGGTCTTCCGGGGGATCGGCCGTGGCGGTTGCCGCAAAAATGTGCCATGCCGCACTAGGCAGCGATACTGGGGGATCTATTCGTCAGCCAGCCGCCTTTTGTGGGGTTGTAGGTCTTAAGCCTACTTATGGGCGCGTCAGCCGCTATGGATTGGTCGCTTATGCCTCATCTTTGGATACGATTGGGCCTTTTGCGCACACGGTTGAAGATGTGGCCCGGCTACTGCAAGTGATGGCTGGGGTTGACCGCTGGGATTCGACCAGCGCGCCGGTAGCTGTGCCCGACTATGTGGCAGCGCTGGACCGCCCCATGCAAGGGTTGCGGATTGGATTGCCGCGTGAATACTTCGCCGAAGGCCTGGATCCGGAGATCCGCCAGGTGCTCGAAAAGCGCGCTGCGCAGCTTGAAGCTGCTGGAGCCGTAGTGCAAGAAGTATCGCTACCGCACACCGAATACGGCATTGCTGCGTACTACATTCTGGCCACAGCGGAGGCTTCAAGTAACTTGGCGCGTTATGATGGCATTCGCTATGGCTACCGCGCCGATGTGCAGCAGATCCGACGTGAGCTGGCCGAAAGCGGTAGCGACGACGCGGTAATCTATCGTCTCTATGTGCGCTCTCGTAGCGAGGGTTTTGGAACTGAGGTCAAACGCCGCATTATGCTGGGCACCTACGTGCTCTCGGCGGGCTATTATGAAGCTTATTATGCCAAAGCACAGCGGGTACGCCGGTTAATTCGACAGGATTTTGACCGGGCTTTTGAGCAGGTCGATGTGCTGCTTACGCCGGCTTCGCCCACCCCGCCTTTCCCTCTGGGGAGCAAGCTCTCGGACCCACTCGAAATGTACCTCAGCGATGTCTACACCGTGACGGCGAACTTAGCTGGCATCCCTGGTCTGGTGGTACCTGTAGGTACGCATTCAAGTGGCTTCCCTGTGGGCGCTCAGCTTTTGGGACGGCATTTTGACGAGGCCACCCTGCTACAGGTAGGAAAAACGCTGATGGAGCTTAGCACCCTATAA
- a CDS encoding MGMT family protein: MSQAVQGDFFERVWAVVAQIPPGRVTTYGHIAAYLGARSAARTVGWALNAAAGSHLPCHRVVNRRGELTGRMHFEGPFVMEERLRSEGVTFTEDGRVDLSRHLWIPGQDEAA, translated from the coding sequence TTGTCGCAGGCAGTGCAAGGAGATTTTTTTGAGCGTGTTTGGGCGGTGGTGGCGCAGATTCCACCAGGGCGGGTGACGACCTATGGGCACATTGCGGCATACTTAGGTGCGCGCAGTGCAGCGCGCACGGTGGGTTGGGCGCTCAATGCGGCAGCTGGATCGCATTTGCCCTGTCATCGGGTGGTCAACCGTCGGGGAGAGCTAACGGGTCGCATGCACTTTGAGGGGCCTTTTGTGATGGAAGAGCGTTTGCGTAGTGAGGGCGTCACGTTTACCGAAGACGGTCGGGTGGATTTGTCGCGTCATTTATGGATTCCAGGCCAGGATGAAGCGGCCTAG
- the tatA gene encoding twin-arginine translocase TatA/TatE family subunit — MFGNIGATELLLIFLVVLLVFGAKRIPEIARGLGKGIREFKEATREVSRELSVEVEERPQIRPPQQGTATARTTSSSTQQSESAQQPESTQN, encoded by the coding sequence ATGTTTGGCAACATCGGTGCGACTGAGCTTTTACTGATCTTTTTGGTGGTCCTTCTGGTTTTTGGGGCTAAGCGTATCCCAGAGATTGCGCGTGGACTTGGAAAAGGCATTCGGGAATTTAAGGAGGCTACGCGGGAGGTTTCGCGTGAGCTTTCTGTAGAGGTAGAAGAAAGGCCACAGATTCGGCCACCACAGCAAGGGACAGCGACGGCGCGGACGACTTCCTCGTCGACGCAGCAATCAGAGTCGGCACAGCAGCCGGAGTCGACGCAGAACTGA
- the aroA gene encoding 3-phosphoshikimate 1-carboxyvinyltransferase, producing MIRRVSQAQSLLGLVELPPDKSIAHRAALLAALADGTSRLVNYPSAADPQSTLSCLRQLGVPIYEDAHGILVVEGRGLEGLRAPNQPLDCGNSGTTMRLLAGILAGQPFASTLVGDASLSRRPMERIAAPLRQMGAVVTLTDGHPPLYVQGCRPLRNITYRLPVPSAQVKSCVLLAGLFAEGETTVIESVPSRDHTERMLGLNVVELNGERYLTVQGGMRIPARTWAIPRDFSAAAFFLVAGTLVPDSEIRLPGVGLNPSRSALLDVLRAMGANIQVENERVYGGEPIADLVVRSSTLHGVQVAGTIIPNLIDEIPVLAVAATCAHGRTEIRDAAELRVKETDRIAAMAENLQALGARVEVFDDGLAIEGRCRLRGTTVRSFDDHRIAMAMGVAGLVAEGETLIEGAECARISFPGFWEVLDRLAGRPIPANP from the coding sequence ATGATACGTCGCGTCTCTCAAGCCCAAAGTTTACTAGGCCTTGTTGAGCTTCCGCCCGACAAATCCATTGCCCATAGGGCAGCCCTGCTGGCAGCCTTAGCCGACGGCACCTCACGCTTGGTGAACTACCCTTCAGCTGCCGATCCGCAGTCGACGCTTTCCTGCCTGCGCCAGCTGGGCGTGCCCATCTATGAAGATGCGCACGGCATCCTAGTGGTAGAAGGCCGCGGTTTAGAAGGCTTGCGAGCACCCAACCAACCCCTTGATTGCGGCAACTCGGGCACCACAATGCGACTTTTGGCGGGTATACTGGCGGGGCAACCCTTTGCCAGTACCCTCGTGGGCGACGCTTCGCTAAGCCGCCGCCCTATGGAACGCATTGCAGCACCACTGCGCCAGATGGGCGCTGTGGTCACGCTTACCGATGGGCACCCCCCCCTCTACGTTCAGGGTTGCCGCCCGCTACGCAACATTACCTATCGCCTGCCTGTGCCCTCAGCTCAGGTCAAGTCCTGCGTCCTGCTGGCTGGCTTGTTTGCTGAAGGGGAGACGACCGTCATCGAATCCGTACCTTCGCGGGACCACACCGAACGCATGCTGGGCTTAAATGTGGTAGAGCTAAACGGCGAACGCTACCTGACCGTCCAGGGCGGTATGCGCATTCCTGCACGCACTTGGGCTATCCCGCGCGACTTCTCGGCAGCTGCGTTCTTTTTGGTCGCTGGCACCCTTGTACCCGACAGTGAAATCCGCCTACCTGGGGTGGGACTGAACCCTTCCCGCAGCGCCTTGCTCGACGTACTCCGGGCCATGGGCGCCAACATCCAGGTCGAAAATGAACGCGTCTACGGTGGCGAGCCGATCGCAGACCTTGTAGTGCGCAGCAGCACACTACACGGTGTGCAGGTAGCGGGAACGATTATCCCTAACCTGATTGATGAGATTCCAGTGCTGGCTGTAGCCGCTACCTGTGCCCATGGCCGCACCGAAATCCGCGATGCTGCCGAGCTGCGCGTCAAAGAAACCGATCGCATTGCTGCCATGGCCGAAAACCTGCAAGCCCTCGGGGCACGTGTCGAAGTGTTCGACGATGGACTAGCCATCGAGGGACGCTGTCGGCTACGGGGAACCACCGTGCGTAGCTTCGACGATCACCGCATTGCTATGGCCATGGGCGTAGCCGGACTGGTTGCCGAGGGCGAAACCCTGATCGAAGGGGCCGAATGCGCCCGCATTTCTTTCCCCGGCTTCTGGGAGGTGCTAGATCGCCTGGCTGGCCGACCTATTCCAGCCAACCCCTAG